A stretch of Plasmodium chabaudi chabaudi strain AS genome assembly, chromosome: 14 DNA encodes these proteins:
- a CDS encoding formin 2, putative: protein MKSGFEINKNKEEIDKINETEKEKKNEIKSNGEMYADQVDNDQKDYKEMGYEKVNYIKPGYKNDEYENYEFNKKDSDDGGISSTNSKIGGVYPLWKIEEIKENNEKDISYNKVSSNNIQYSETVGNEYIILDNFVKDDRKKKKKSKEHNEEKRTMHIKKFKQIKIKQNLRNKYNQISGLNTTNYLLIPDEIRHKYTKTYLFQISKRLLVMKKPWRLPKNVELQINNIYHLSNYIKVLERVSSEYLNDPPVNCYYKGLELYNKNVFANVDYLLKKVDIKKYPKNIKHKNLIKINECYYDLSTFGKSPNSMLYQSYIIWDIHGNCLSLEQEYDHFFDSQIMDYNFGEKDYPNLKYISSICSSILFWLNLNQKDNFSIINYHKNCSFTLLIFSCVMLALDNSLTFHEIQETLYKSSKMGSSSDNDSETDIGSDFENDMNKIKELGIHEKYCTESNNLLKEYEDLSNYENCNNQINILNKNFDDIEYNEALCKVSSEKSDLLHYNSAGEQNKYNNNLYHRNKNYDENAFNNVVESRKYSNFSMSNSINEIRYTRNIYTNEKGDIKNTYNDNNKENISPLKKNFQYHTLNLGSKDNIIYNDTELDKTKKKKIIKNISNSWGFGSPNIDTRKTKSKIKDHHFWIPFDYWKASHKRYFFYMYELIKNKNKQTKNTPYKLKSIIFTDYVLCSLSVEVYEVIYKDNKYFSFNDLSNTQLNIDNPTDGNQIYSDKNFSDIMCTSTDNECIQGEVKEKTKNKKKVEKKKKRKKTPCCDCKFGFKNRSSMSYCNQDDDKTETNEVNEQEALNIENKNIRYKKMYDLNIPYIDEKQSSDLSFTNNRHHKINYKKVGNTDKKKEPNNYIGNKGFQDDIINNTNLKQNNNSNWNVEKAKSTSNIERLCSSCNLPKSSKFHIIKRKVKSLNDLSNNFEMVDNITLENDEKENYLLCNNNSICNCSIDNHNYNKNNDSFLFEENDKNNPLVNADSATMFESNSFIKLSSPGNKENNSFKKKQNESTQISGEEDNLNFDTNNEIREYNILEENKCQCSDIKKDKLHNTIKKKPKNGIFNNNEIDEKLLGSCTRPGYEYILKCNHLNYNFISSYEKNKKKYVTIDFTHDSEGNEKEHIICGDILILIGHKNADKYHKGFCTSYSFHTGFLKGSNSEIIHIRKEDMDINSNYESYIPDSSKLSMILEPTTNNDNIKAYKKILVDNNRVEDLKELQKHEENNLFMNTEINNPSFNEDKKECDIINIESENNSDSQANKNGMLTNNLKGNVSSNVDSIEKQKKKTALDGEKKSRRSIFQLINKQTKSGSIENEENQKGEGEKSSKSESFKKYSDSCPEDVNQKIGETKEMKENSCNNISNNNKKMELNSRVNYNIYSTYSEKETKSKYSTSNITQLLSSLFGFKNRDDKFSLLKKQNAGSLLSSKKTFSNLISLNDFLQRQYEIISKPSESISNFVLSHVKKVNMPLVQYLKEITYLSNLEIFLSLKICSNDIYKALKFIEATWGLDTVKGDGNRKDNNIILNENSSSTTINNSKPDTPILNDLTKCDEEKIKDPILEENNNKILSISDKMPDISQDIKSTDINKINGEASDKVNTDESINNQNIEPLWNKNNNAFTNEENNNKDSLNSTIKIQNEENETLQTESLTKHVKGTIKDYANIYESKIQQKRDSNPHYVNKKYMKNKDTPKVVMHESDIKISKFEIDKVEYEKADSIEMVKEEEKKIECIEKEKENEKEKENENENDSSISSNIKTDDIPLQEDNNINDNISNNILKKLGENNFFYAKLPSGDLVKLKIQEPHNLDAHENAPLLLIESVNLSEKSINILDALINEKKNNNDNDIKNNTVISDHNVNNLEKTYNEINKKTKVVESINSIETEEGSTIYRTYNSTDFISSISGTNFREREFSTQKSEDTPYENSKEKTVEEKAEVEEKKVEEKKVEVKVEEKVEEKVEEKKTEVETKKTMTKKAATTGPPTKSISAKTIIKKSTQKKPPPPLPKSLAKAVAPKEAIEPQPAEISPKDCNKITTASKKNGKKAPSLPAFLLNKMNSGKSKGVLKKCPPGLCLKKAGKLEEKRPLGIKLHWQLLPTHKIEGTVFNEIKSQEVKYNLIDTKTVHKLFSRIKQEKNVVKKSVEDKKKSNEEKLITVLDRTRAQNIGILLRFPMSTQEIVNKINVFDLENINTEFLQKVLHILPTKEESDGILEKLKGEDVNEESFRDVERKLIPFIHSNKFQSKIEICLFSLKYDKIINDINKDLDTYDQAIKEARSSSRLRSLLKAVLKWGNYVNYGINDNQDLVALGFTLSSVLKLTEFKASLDSSITSLHYITVSLCISLPNLNMNHLENDLQSVLLASKMSSESVDIMFALLDKEINYIKTQLNCNFEEKFMEKMKTTLHDSETKYVKSMEKYQEIKKEVYELGKYLGEDIPKTGNLENIFIILSSIVNNFTKCYKEISANTKKFAIMLNDEKMLNEYYNVFNKSKGKYSSNLKNSNTANKNSINETNKQNSIIKTKGQIKIKINNTKPSAKNNNVKVSMFQLKNMLFRDIQNAALKKKDNTSSLKKQDSKSGDEQHNKKDTDTKVAENLKDANNTEAAEKEAKDLSSKNSENSENDKNNGNTENSAKENSQETSCVEVLPISTDVPTVSNEPNENNKEDDSKNDTVVTSPILKEPVKTDHLINDGDTKEEKLE, encoded by the coding sequence ATGAAAAGCGGGTTTGAAATTAATAAGaataaagaagaaatagataaaataaatgaaacagagaaagaaaaaaagaatgaaataaaaagcaATGGCGAAATGTATGCAGATCAGGTTGATAATGACCAGAAGGATTACAAAGAAATGGGTTATGAAAAAgtgaattatataaaaccaggatacaaaaatgatgaatatgaaaattatgaattcAACAAAAAGGATTCCGATGATGGAGGGATCTCTAGTACTAATAGTAAAATAGGTGGAGTATATCCACTTTGGAAAATCGAAGAAATAAAGGAAAACAACGAAAAGGACATATCTTACAACAAGGTTTCctcaaataatatacagtATAGTGAAACAGTAggaaatgaatatataatattagataattttgtaaaagatgatagaaaaaaaaaaaaaaaaagtaaagaaCATAATGAAGAGAAGCGTACAATGCACatcaaaaaattcaaacaaataaaaataaaacaaaatttgcgtaataaatataatcaaaTATCAGGATTGAATACAACCAACTATTTACTAATCCCTGATGAAATACgacataaatatacaaagacatatttatttcaaatatCAAAACGGCTACTTGTAATGAAAAAACCTTGGAGGTTACCAAAAAATGTAGAAttacaaattaataatatataccatttatcaaattatataaaggtTTTAGAAAGAGTATCAAGTGAGTATTTAAATGATCCTCCTgtaaattgttattataaaggcttagaattatataataaaaatgtgtttGCAAATGtagattatttattaaaaaaagtagatataaaaaagtatcccaaaaatataaagcataaaaatttaataaaaataaatgaatgtTATTATGATTTAAGTACATTTGGGAAATCGCCAAATTCTATGCTTTATCAATCTTATATAATTTGGGATATACATGGTAATTGTTTAAGTTTAGAACAAGAATACgatcatttttttgattctCAGATTATGGATTATAATTTTGGTGAAAAAGATTATCCAAATTTAAAGTATATATCTAGTATTTGTAgttctatattattttggttgaatttaaatcaaaaaGACAACTTTTCCATTATCaattatcataaaaattgttcatttactttgttaatattttcatgtGTTATGCTTGCTCTTGATAATTCTTTAACATTTCATGAGATTCAAGaaacattatataaatcatcTAAAATGGGAAGCTCATCTGATAATGATAGTGAAACAGATATTGGCAGtgattttgaaaatgacatgaataaaataaaagaactAGGTATACacgaaaaatattgtaCTGAATCTAACAATTTGTTAAAAGAATATGAAGATTTATctaattatgaaaattgtaataaccaaattaatattttaaataaaaattttgatgatATTGAATATAATGAAGCCCTTTGTAAAGTCTCATCGGAAAAATCTGATTTGCTTCATTATAACAGTGCGGgtgaacaaaataaatataataataatctaTATCatcgaaataaaaattatgacgAAAATGCTTTTAACAATGTAGTGGAATCTAGAAAATATAGCAACTTCAGCATGAGTAATAGTATTAATGAAATTAGATATActagaaatatatatacaaatgaGAAGGGAGATATCAAAAATACATacaatgataataataaagaaaatattagtcctttaaaaaaaaattttcaatatcATACACTGAATTTAGGCAGTaaagataatataatatataacgATACTGAATTAGataagacaaaaaaaaaaaaaataataaaaaatatttccaaCTCTTGGGGATTTGGCTCACCTAACATAGATACACGTAAAActaaaagtaaaataaaagatcaTCATTTTTGGATACCATTTGATTATTGGAAAGCATCACATAAAcgatactttttttatatgtatgaactaattaaaaataaaaataaacaaactAAAAATACTCCATACAAATTAAAgagtataatttttactgACTATGTCTTATGCTCGTTGTCAGTAGAAGTATATgaagttatatataaagataataaatatttttcttttaatgaTTTATCGAACACTCAATTAAATATTGACAATCCTACTGATGGAAACCAAATATATagtgataaaaatttttcagATATTATGTGTACGTCTACTGATAATGAATGTATACAAGGTGaagtaaaagaaaaaacaaaaaataaaaaaaaggttgaaaaaaaaaagaagagaaaaaaaacacctTGTTGTGACTGCAAATTtggttttaaaaatagatCTTCTATGTCATATTGCAATCAAGATGATGATAAAACTGAAACAAATGAAGTAAATGAACAAGAAGCTCTTAATATtgagaataaaaatattaggtataaaaaaatgtacgatttaaatattcctTATATAGACGAAAAACAATCATCTGATTTATCTTTCACCAATAATAGACatcataaaattaattataaaaaagttgGAAATacagataaaaaaaaggaaccCAACAATTATATAGGGAATAAGGGTTTTCAAGacgatataataaataatactaatttaaaacaaaacaatAATTCAAATTGGAATGTAGAGAAGGCAAAATCCACAAGTAACATAGAGAGATTATGCTCATCTTGTAATTTGCCAAAATCGTCAAAATTCCATAtcattaaaagaaaagtaAAATCATTAAATGATTTATCAAACAATTTTGAAATGGTTGATAACATTACtttagaaaatgatgaaaaagagAATTATTTACTTTGTAACAATAACTCTATTTGCAATTGTAGTATAGACAATCATaattacaataaaaataacgatagttttttgtttgaagaaaatgataaaaacaATCCGCTAGTTAATGCAGATTCTGCCACTATGTTTGAATCaaattcatttataaaattgtcaTCCCCAggaaataaagaaaataatagtttcaaaaaaaaacaaaacgaATCTACACAAATATCTGGAGAAGaagataatttaaattttgataCAAATAACGAAATTAgggaatataatattttagaagaaaataaatgccAATGTAgcgatataaaaaaagacaaacTACATAATacgataaaaaaaaaaccgAAAAATGGAatctttaataataatgagaTCGATGAAAAATTGTTAGGATCATGTACAAGACCTggatatgaatatatattaaaatgtaaccatttaaattataattttatttcatcttatgaaaaaaacaaaaaaaaatatgtaactATCGATTTTACTCACGACTCAGAAggtaatgaaaaagaacatattatatgtggAGATATTCTTATATTAATTGGTCATAAAAATGCTGATAAGTATCACAAGGGATTTTGTACATCCTATTCTTTTCATACTGGATTTTTAAAGGGTTCAAATTCTgaaattattcatataagaAAAGAAGATATGGATATTAATAGCAATTATGAAAGTTATATTCCAGATTCATCTAAATTGTCTATGATTTTAGAGCCTACTactaataatgataatataaaggcttataaaaaaatattagtgGATAATAATAGAGTTGAAGATTTGAAAGAATTACAAAAacatgaagaaaataatctTTTTATGAATACCGAAATAAATAACCCATCATTTAATGAGgataaaaaagaatgtgatattattaatatcgaaagtgaaaataatagtgaTAGCCAAGCTAACAAGAATGGAATGCtcacaaataatttaaaagggAATGTTTCATCAAATGTAGACAGTATtgaaaagcaaaaaaaaaaaactgcACTTGATGGAGAAAAGAAAAGTAGAAGAAGCATATTccaattaattaataaacaaaCTAAAAGTGGAAGTATAGAAAATGAGGAGAATCAAAAAGGAGAAGGAGAAAAATCCTCGAAAAGCGagtcttttaaaaaatattctgaTAGTTGTCCGGAAGAtgtaaatcaaaaaataggagaaacaaaagaaatgaaagaaaactcatgcaataatattagtaataataataaaaaaatggaattaaATTCAAGAGTAaactataatatatattcgaCATATAGTGAAAAGGAAActaaatcaaaatatagtACATCTAACATAACTCAATTGCTATCGTCATTATTTGGATTCAAAAATAGAGatgataaattttcattattaaaaaaacaaaatgcaGGATCTTTGTTATcttcaaaaaaaactttttcaaatttaatttCGTTAAATGATTTCTTGCAAAGACAGTATGAAATCATATCAAAACCATCAGAAAGTATAtcaaattttgttttaagtcatgtaaaaaaagttaacaTGCCATTAGTgcaatatttaaaagaaataactTATTTGTCTAatttagaaatatttttatctttaaaaatatgtagcaatgatatttataaagCCTTGAAATTTATTGAAGCAACCTGGGGCTTAGATACAGTAAAGGGTGATGGCAATAGgaaagataataatattatattaaatgaaaatagtaGTAGTACTACTATTAATAATTCTAAACCCGATACTCCAATACTAAACGATTTGACAAAATgcgatgaagaaaaaattaaagatcCCATACTTGAagaaaacaataataaaattttatcaatttcTGATAAAATGCCGGATATATCTCAAGATATAAAATCCAcagatattaataaaataaatggtgAAGCTTCTGATAAAGTAAATACAGATGAATctataaataatcaaaatatagaaCCGTTATGGaataagaataataatgcatttacaaatgaagaaaataataataaagacaGCTTAAATAGTACTATTAAAATACAGAacgaagaaaatgaaacatTGCAAACTGAATCCTTAACAAAGCATGTCAAAGGTACAATAAAGGAttatgcaaatatatatgagaGTAAAATACAACAAAAAAGGGATTCGAACCCACATTAtgttaacaaaaaatatatgaaaaataaagatacgCCAAAGGTTGTTATGCATGAAAGCGATATCAAAATTTCAAAGTTTGAAATTGACAAAGtagaatatgaaaaagcAGACAGTATTGAAATGGTgaaagaagaagaaaagaaaattgaATGTATTGAAAAGGAAaaggaaaatgaaaaggaaaaggaaaatgaaaatgaaaatgattcaAGTATATCAAGTAACATAAAAACAGATGATATTCCTTTACAAGaggataataatattaatgataatattagtaataatatattaaaaaaattaggagaaaataattttttttatgcaaaATTACCTAGTGGTGATCTGGTTAAGTTAAAAATTCAAGAACCACATAATTTAGATGCTCATGAGAATGCTCCTTTACTATTAATTGAATCCGTAAATCTTTCAGAAAAATCCATAAATATTCTAGATGCATTaataaacgaaaaaaaaaataataatgacaatgatataaaaaacaatactGTAATTAGTGATcataatgtaaataatttggAAAAGacatataatgaaataaataaaaaaacgaaagtTGTTGAATCTATAAATAGCATTGAAACAGAAGAGGGCTCTACTATTTATAGAACTTACAATTCCACCGATTTTATATCGTCGATTTCAGGAACAAATTTTAGGGAGAGAGAATTTTCGACCCAAAAATCGGAGGATACACCTTATGAGAATTCGAAAGAGAAAACGGTCGAAGAAAAAGCAGAGGTAGAAGAGAAAAAGGTTGAAGAGAAAAAAGTTGAAGTAAAGGTTGAAGAAAAGGTTGAGGAAAAGGTtgaggaaaaaaaaacagaggtagaaacaaaaaagacGATGACGAAAAAGGCGGCGACGACTGGACCACCGACGAAATCGATTTCCGCCAAaactataataaaaaaatcaacaCAGAAAAAGCCCCCACCACCCCTTCCAAAATCATTAGCAAAAGCTGTTGCTCCTAAAGAAGCGATTGAACCACAACCTGCCGAAATATCACCGAAAGATTGTAACAAAATAACAACTGcttctaaaaaaaatggaaaaaaagcGCCAAGCCTTCCAgcatttcttttaaataaaatgaatagtGGAAAATCAAAAggtgttttaaaaaaatgtccACCAGGTctatgtttaaaaaaagcagGAAAACTTGAAGAAAAAAGACCATTAGGTATTAAATTACATTGGCAATTATTACCAACCCATAAAATTGAAGGAACAGTTTTTAACGAAATAAAATCTCAAGAAGTTAAATATAACTTAATAGACACTAAAACTgtacataaattattttcaagaATAAAACAAGAAAAAAACGTTGTAAAGAAAAGTGTAGAagataagaaaaaaagtaatgaagaaaaattaattacaGTTCTTGACAGAACAAGAGCACAAAATATTGGAATATTATTAAGATTTCCAATGAGCACACAAGAaatagtaaataaaataaatgtatttgatttagaaaatattaatacagaatttttacaaaaggtattacatatattaccAACAAAAGAAGAAAGCGATGgaattttagaaaaattaaaaggtGAAGATGTTAATGAAGAAAGTTTTCGAGATGTTGAAAGAAAATTAATACCTTTTATtcattcaaataaatttcaaagtaaaattgaaatatgtttattttcattaaaatatgataaaataataaatgatataaataaagatttAGATACATATGACCAAGCAATAAAAGAAGCAAGATCTAGTTCACGTTTAAGATCTTTATTAAAAGCTGTTTTAAAATGGGGAAATTATGTTAACTATggaataaatgataatcaAGATTTAGTTGCATTAGGATTTACTTTATCTTctgttttaaaattaactGAATTTAAAGCATCATTAGATAGTTCTATTACATCTTTACATTATATTACTGTTAGTTTGTGTATTTCTTTACCCAACTTAAATATGAATCATTTAGAAAACGATTTACAATCTGTCTTATTAGCATCTAAGATGTCATCAGAATCGGTTGATATTATGTTTGCATTATtagataaagaaataaattatattaagaCACAATTAAATTGTAACTTTGAAGAAAAgtttatggaaaaaatgaaaacaacTTTACATGATAGTGAAACCAAATATGTTAAATCTATGGAAAAATATCaggaaattaaaaaagaagtaTATGAATTAGGAAAATATTTAGGAGAAGATATTCCAAAAACAGGAAAcctagaaaatatatttattattttatcatctattgttaataattttacaaaatgcTACAAAGAAATTTCAgcaaatacaaaaaaatttgcaATTATgttaaatgatgaaaaaatgttaaatgaatattataatgtgtttaataaaagtaaaGGTAAATATTCAagtaatttaaaaaattctaaCACagctaataaaaattcaataaATGAAACTAATAAACAAAACAGTATTATAAAAACCAAAGGCCaaatcaaaattaaaataaataatactaaGCCAAGtgctaaaaataataacgtTAAAGTATCCATGTTTcaacttaaaaatatgttattccgagatattcaaaatgcagcacttaaaaaaaaagataatacaagctctttaaaaaaacaagacAGCAAATCTGGTGATGAACagcataataaaaaagatacgGATACAAAAGTTGCAGAAAATCTGAAAGATGCAAATAATACGGAAGCTGCCGAAAAGGAAGCTAAAGATTTATCTTCAAAAAATAGCGAAAATAGCGAAAATGACAAGAACAACGGAAACACCGAAAACAGCGCAAAGGAAAATAGCCAAGAAACTTCTTGCGTTGAAGTATTGCCCATATCAACTGATGTACCTACTGTTTCCAATGAGCCTAATGAGAATAATAAAGAGGATGATAGTAAAAACGATACTGTAGTAACTTCCCCTATTCTAAAGGAACCCGTAAAAACAGATCATTTAATTAATGATGGTGATACTAAAGAAGAGAAATTAGAATAG